A stretch of Oreochromis aureus strain Israel breed Guangdong linkage group 11, ZZ_aureus, whole genome shotgun sequence DNA encodes these proteins:
- the LOC116325393 gene encoding dynein heavy chain 11, axonemal isoform X2: MAYVHTSVNQASEKYQRNEKRYNYTTPKSFLQQITLYRNLLEKSGAQLQHKMNRLDSGLQKLQTTAAQVEDLKAKLASQEAELTLKNENIEALIAKIGQQTERVSSKRQAADVEAQKVAVIQTEIVVKQKECENDLAKAEPLLAAATAALNTLNKVNLTELKAFPNPPAAVINVAAAVMVLLAPHGRVPKDRSWKAARAFMGKVDDFLQALMSYDKEHIPESCLTVVKQEYLRNPDFHPDLVWTKSTAAAGLCAWTINIVRYYEIYCEVIPKRHALSQANAELETATAKLLALQKKLADLDASLQSITAQYEMATAEKISCQEEVTRTTQTIELANRLVKGLMSEKERWSLKIVQFEKQKKTLCGDVLLTSAFVSYMGYFTSQYRVELFNNKWIPFLRSLKVSVPLTDGLDPVLMLTDDATVAAWHNQGLPNDRMSIENAAILTTSERWPLIIDPQQQGIKWIRNQLVSDLRVVQLGQKGCLDVIEQALVFGETVVIENLPEKVDPVLEPLLSRKTVKRGRYILIGGKECAYNSNFKLILHTKLANPHFPPELQAQTTLINFTVTPTGLEEQLLGQVVSRERPDLEELKMKLTTQQNHFKIELRRFEDDLLSRLSAAHGNFLGDIFLVEQLENTKTTAAHIQCKVAEARENERKINEARELYRPAAERASLLFFIIDDLSKINLMYQFSLKTFNSVFNKAMERAEWDEDVRTRVRSLTEAITYSVFLYTSQGLFERDKLTFLSHTAFQIQLKQKLIDIQELDFLLRYPVGASKVSPVPFLSASAWGAIKTISTIEGFSGLDRDIESSPNRWRKIVESSCPENERLPQDWKNMSSLQRLIILRALRPDRMTYTLRKFVEESMGAKYVDSARLEFEKLFEDSGPSTPVFFILSPGVDPLRDVEKLGLKLGFSIDQGTLHNVSLGQGQEIVAERVLRNASKHGHWVILQNVHLVAQWLPSLDALLETTAVVSHPSYRVFITGEPAPCPEQHVIPRGILENAIKITNEPPTGMNASLHAALSNFSQDTLDMCSREQEFNSMLFSLCFFHSCVTERRKFGPQGWNNNYPFSTGDLTISANVLYNYLETNTKTMQVPWEDLCYLFGEIMYGGHITDDWDRRLCKTYLQEFMHPKMFEMDLSLCPGFLSPPFLDYTGYHRYIDEHLPSENPTLYGLHPNAELECLTVTSDNLLKALLELQPQNSSRGEGAAQSTEEKVTSIIEDILDKLPEEYNMAEIMAKTTERNPYTLVCFQECERMNLLLAEIKKSLHELDLGLKGELTFSSRMENLQSALFMEQVPDSWARLAYSSTKTLAQWLNDLMCSCHELDSWTQDFVLPAVVWLSGFFNPQSFLTAVLQSIARKNKWPLDKMTLSVDVTKKMKDDFGHPPREGAYIHGLFMEGARWDTQAGVISEAVLRELTPAMPVLYVRAVPAEERDISNTFQCPVYRTKQRGHTYVWTLHLRTKQPAAKWIVAGVALLLSV; encoded by the exons ATGGCCTATGTTCACACTAGTGTCAACCAGGCAAGTGAAAAATACCAGCGCAATGAGAAGAGGTACAATTACACCACCCCCAAGAGCTTTCTCCAGCAAATCACCCTGTACAGAAACCTTCTGGAGAAAAGCGGGGCTCAGCTTCAGCACAAGATGAACCGACTCGACAGCGGCCTTCAGAAACTCCAAACCACTGCTGCTCAG gTTGAAGATCTAAAAGCCAAACTTGCATCCCAAGAAGCTGAGCTGACCCTTAAAAATGAGAACATCGAAGCTCTGATTGCTAAGATTGGACAGCAAACTGAGAGGGTGAGCAGCAAGAGACAGGCTGCAGATGTTGAAGCACAAAAG GTTGCTGTGATCCAGACAGAAATTGTTGTCAAACAGAAGGAGTGTGAAAACGACCTAGCCAAGGCAGAGCCGTTACTGGCAGCCGCCACTGCAGCACTAAACACCCTCAACAAG GTGAATCTTACTGAGCTGAAGGCCTTTCCAAACCCCCCGGCAGCAGTAATCAACGTAGCAGCAGCTGTGATGGTCCTGCTGGCCCCCCACGGTCGAGTGCCTAAGGATCGGAGCTGGAAGGCAGCACGGGCCTTCATGGGCAAG GTGGATGATTTCCTGCAGGCCCTGATGTCGTATGATAAGGAGCACATCCCAGAGTCATGCCTGACTGTGGTGAAACAAGAATATCTGAGAAACCCAGACTTTCACCCTGATCTAGTTTGGACCAAATCTACAGCTGCAGCTGGTCTTTGTGCCTGGACCATTAATATTGTGAGATACTACGAG atCTACTGTGAGGTGATTCCAAAAAGGCATGCGTTGTCACAAGCTAATGCAGAGCTAGAAACAGCAACAGCCAAACTGTTGGCACTTCAAAAGAAGTTGGCA GATCTTGATGCCAGCCTCCAGAGCATAACAGCTCAGTATGAAATGGCTACAGCTGAGAAAATCAGTTGTCAGGAGGAGGTGACGCGTACCACCCAGACCATAGAGCTGGCCAACCGACTAGTCAAGGGCTTAATG TCAGAGAAGGAGCGCTGGTCCCTGAAAATTGTCCAGtttgaaaagcaaaagaaaacccTGTGTGGTGATGTGCTCCTCACGTCAGCATTTGTCTCCTACATGGGTTACTTTACCAGCCAGTATCGTGTGGAGCTTTTTAACAACAAATGGATTCCTTTCCTTAGATCTCTGAAG GTCTCTGTACCCCTGACAGACGGCCTGGATCCAGTCCTCATGCTTACAGATGATGCCACTGTGGCTGCTTGGCATAACCAGGGTTTGCCAAATGATAGGATGTCTATTGAGAACGCGGCCATCCTGACCACCAGTGAGCGTTGGCCACTCATCATCGACCCACAGCAGCAGGGCATCAAGTGGATCAGAAATCAGCTAGTGTCAGACCTGAGGGTGGTGCAGCTTGGACAGAAAGG TTGTTTAGATGTGATTGAACAAGCTCTTGTCTTTGGGGAAACTGTTGTGATAGAGAACCTGCCAGAAAAGGTAGACCCGGTTCTGGAGCCTCTACTAAGCAGGAAAACTGTTAAACGAGGAAG GTACATTCTAATTGGAGGCAAGGAGTGCGCGTACAACAGTAATTTTAAACTTATTCTTCACACCAAGTTGGCCAATCCACATTTCCCTCCTGAGCTCCAGGCCCAGACCACCCTGATCAACTTCACCGTGACTCCTACGGGCCTGGAGGAGCAGCTGCTGGGACAGGTAGTCTCTCGGGAGAGACCTGATTTGGAGGAACTAAAG ATGAAGCTGACCACGCAGCAGAACCACTTCAAGATTGAGCTGAGAAGGTTTGAGGATGACCTGCTGAGTCGCCTCTCTGCAGCCCACGGTAATTTTCTAGGGGATATTTTTCTGGTGGAGCAACTTGAGAATACCAAGACTACAGCCGCTCACATTCAGTGCAAG GTGGCGGAGGCCAGAGAGAACGAGAGAAAGATCAACGAGGCTCGAGAACTATACCGCCCAGCAGCTGAGAGAGCATCACTCCTCTTCTTTATCATCGACGACCTCAGCAAGATTAACCTGATGTACCAGTTTTCTCTCAAG ACCTTTAACTCGGTGTTTAATAAAGCAATGGAGCGTGCCGAATGGGATGAGGATGTGAGGACCAGAGTGCGCTCCCTCACTGAGGCCATCACCTATTCTGTATTCCTGTACACCAGCCAGGGCCTGTTTGAGAGAGACAAGTTAACCTTCTTGTCACACACTGCCTTCCAG ATTCAGCTCAAGCAGAAACTGATTGATATACAGGAATTAGACTTCCTGCTGCGCTATCCCGTGGGGGCAAGCAAAGTTAGTCCAGTGCCGTTCCTCTCTGCGTCTGCCTGGGGGGCCATTAAG aCAATTTCTACAATTGAGGGCTTCAGTGGACTTGACAGAGACATAGAGAGCTCACCGAATCGCTGGAGGAAGATAGTTGAGTCCAGCTGTCCTGAAAATGAAAGGCTTCCTCAAGATTGGAAGAATATGAGTTCCCTCCAGAGACTGATTATCCTGAGAGCTCTTCGCCCTGATCGGATGACCTACACACTAAG GAAATTTGTAGAGGAAAGCATGGGAGCTAAGTATGTGGACAGTGCCAGGCTGGAATTTGAGAAGCTGTTTGAAGACAGTGGTCCCTCAACACCTGTGTTCTTCATCCTCTCACCTGGAGTGGATCCACTCAGAGATGTAGAGAAACTAG GTTTAAAACTGGGATTTTCCATTGATCAGGGAACTTTGCACAATGTGTCCCTGGGACAGGGGCAAGAGATAGTGGCTGAGAGGGTTCTCAGAAATGCCTCTAAACATGGACACTGGGTCATTTTGCAG AATGTACACCTGGTGGCTCAGTGGCTGCCCTCTTTGGATGCTCTTCTGGAGACAACAGCAGTGGTCAGTCACCCCAGCTATCGGGTTTTCATCACCGGAGAACCCGCACCATGTCCTGAGCAGCATGTAATCCCCAGAGGCATATTGGAGAATGCCATCAAAATCACCAACGAGCCACCCACTGGCATGAATGCCAGTTTGCATGCAGCCCTCAGCAACTTCAGTCAG GACACTCTTGATATGTGCTCCAGAGAACAAGAGTTCAACTCGATGCTCTTTTCCCTCTGCTTTTTTCATTCCTGTGTAACGGAGCGCCGTAAATTTGGTCCACAAGGGTGGAACAACAACTACCCCTTCAGCACGGGGGACCTAACAATCTCAGCTAATGTCTTGTACAACTACTTAGAGACCAACACAAAA ACCATGCAGGTGCCTTGGGAGGACTTGTGTTATCTGTTTGGAGAGATCATGTATGGAGGACACATTACTGATGACTGGGATAGAAGACTGTGTAAAACTTACCTGCAGGAATTTATGCATCCTAAAATG TTTGAAATGGATCTCTCTCTGTGTCCGGGGTTCCTGTCTCCTCCGTTCTTGGACTACACTGGTTACCACCGTTATATTGACGAACATCTCCCTTCCGAGAATCCCACTTTGTATGGTCTCCATCCAAATGCTGAGCTTGAGTGCCTCACTGTCACCTCAGACAACCTCTTAAAGGCTCTGTTGGAACTGCAGCCACAGAACTCTTCCAGAGGAGAGGGAGCAGCTCAGAGCACAGAGGAGAAG GTCACGTCAATAATTGAAGACATCCTTGACAAGCTTCCTGAGGAGTATAACATGGCAGAGATTATGGCAAAGACAACGGAGCGAAACCCGTACACCTTAGTTTGCTTTCAGGAGTGTGAGCGCATGAATCTTCTGTTAGCTGAGATAAAGAAGTCCCTTCATGAGCTGGATCTTGGTCTGAAG GGTGAACTCACTTTCTCCTCCAGGATGGAGAATCTGCAGTCTGCACTGTTCATGGAGCAGGTCCCAGACTCCTGGGCCAGATTGGCTTATTCCTCCACTAAAACACTGGCACAATG GTTGAACGATCTAATGTGTAGCTGCCATGAACTCGACAGCTGGACTCAAGATTTTGTCCTACCTGCAGTTGTTTGGCTTTCGGGGTTCTTTAACCCTCAGTCCTTTCTCACCG CCGTGCTGCAGAGTATTGCTCGCAAAAACAAGTGGCCCCTGGACAAGATGACCCTGAGCGTGGATGtaacaaagaaaatgaaggaCGACTTTGGGCATCCTCCACGGGAAGGAGCCTACATCCACGGACTCTTCATGGAAG GAGCACGTTGGGACACTCAAGCTGGAGTCATCTCTGAGGCGGTTTTGAGAGAACTGACGCCGGCCATGCCTGTGCTGTATGTTAGAGCTGTGCCCGCCGAAGAGCGGGACATCAGTAACACTTTTCAGTGTCCAGTGTACCGCACCAAGCAGCGTGGTCACACATATGTGTGGACCCTCCACCTCCGAACCAAACAGCCAGCTGCCAAGTGGATTGTAGCTGGAGTGGCTTTGTTGCTGTCTGTGTGA